A stretch of Brassica napus cultivar Da-Ae chromosome C6, Da-Ae, whole genome shotgun sequence DNA encodes these proteins:
- the LOC106381012 gene encoding glutathione S-transferase U20: MANSTILLDYWPSMFCMRARVALREKGVVFEAREEDLTNKSPLLLQSNPIHKKVPVLIHNGKPVCESLNVVQYVDEAWSDKNPFFPSDPYGKAQARFWADFVDKKFSDAQFKIWGKKGEEQAAGVKEFIEAVKILEAELGDKPYFGGDSFGYVDIALITFYSWFGAYEKFGNFSIEAESPKLIAWAKRCMEKESVSKSLPDQEKIVAYAAEFRKNNL, from the exons ATGGCGAACTCGACGATTCTTCTTGATTACTGGCCAAGCATGTTCTGTATGAGGGCTAGAGTCGCGTTGAGGGAGAAAGGTGTTGTGTTCGAGGCCAGAGAAGAGGATCTCACGAACAAGAGCCCTTTGCTCCTCCAGAGTAATCCGATTCACAAGAAGGTCCCGGTTCTGATCCACAACGGTAAACCGGTTTGCGAGTCCCTCAATGTTGTCCAGTACGTGGACGAGGCTTGGTCTGACAAGAACCCATTCTTCCCTTCTGATCCTTACGGGAAAGCTCAGGCTAGGTTTTGGGCTGATTTCGTGGACAAGAAG TTTAGTGATGCCCAATTCAAGATATGGGGAAAGAAAGGTGAGGAACAAGCAGCAGGGGTGAAGGAGTTTATTGAGGCAGTGAAGATTCTTGAAGCTGAGCTTGGAGACAAACCTTACTTTGGTGGAGATAGCTTTGGATATGTAGACATTGCACTGATTACATTCTACAGTTGGTTCGGAGCATACGAGAAGTTTGGTAACTTCAGCATCGAGGCAGAgagtccaaaactgattgcttggGCTAAGAGGTGTATGGAGAAAGAGAGTGTGTCTAAGTCTCTCCCTGACCAAGAGAAAATTGTTGCGTACGCCGCTGAGTTTAGGAAGAATAATCTCTGA
- the LOC106377934 gene encoding glutathione S-transferase T3-like, with amino-acid sequence MDSNPCSQNSKFVELLNSQQEMVFGFSQDSVSLSSSQAPVFAFQATTETPAERRERRVWTPVDDVVLISSWLNTSKDPVVGNEQRCGTFWKMIAAYFAASPKVSGREGREPTHCKQRWQKINDGVNKFCGAYEAASREKSLGQNENDVLKLAHEIYFNNHNKKFTLEHAWKELRNDQKWCELSCSKAHGNAKRRKCDDSAQSSSSRANETTTAEDDQGSNRPPGVKASKGQGKKKIAEGKPLSEFQTLWSIKKEDLTMKEKISKMKLLDSLIAKQEPLAEYEESLKKKLINDLLS; translated from the coding sequence ATGGATTCTAATCCATGTAGCCAAAACTCCAAGTTTGTTGAACTGCTTAACAGTCAACAAGAAATGGTATTTGGTTTTTCTCAAGATAGTGTCTCACTATCTTCATCACAAGCCCCGGTGTTTGCATTTCAAGCGACTACAGAGACTCCAGCAGAGCGTAGGGAAAGGAGGGTGTGGACGCCAGTCGATGATGTTGTTTTAATCAGCTCTTGGTTGAACACAAGCAAAGACCCGGTGGTGGGGAACGAGCAAAGATGCGGTACATTCTGGAAAATGATTGCAGCTTACTTTGCTGCAAGTCCTAAGGTCTCAGGCCGTGAAGGCAGAGAGCCAACCCATTGCAAACAGCGCTGGCAGAAGATCAACGATGGTGTGAACAAGTTTTGTGGGGCTTACGAGGCCGCAAGCAGAGAGAAAAGCTTAGGacaaaatgagaatgatgttcTGAAGTTAGCTCATGAAATCTACTTCAACAACCACAACAAAAAGTTTACTCTCGAACACGCTTGGAAAGAGCTACGCAATGACCAAAAATGGTGTGAGCTCTCTTGTTCTAAAGCCCATGGAAACGCTAAAAGGAGGAAGTGTGATGACAGTGCTCAGTCATCAAGCTCTCGCGCTAATGAAACCACCACTGCTGAGGATGATCAAGGAAGTAACCGACCACCGGGTGTGAAGGCTTCTAAGGGCCAGGGCAAGAAGAAGATAGCAGAGGGGAAGCCATTGTCTGAGTTTCAGACACTCTGGAGCATCAAGAAGGAGGACCTGACTATGAAAGAAAAGATTTCGAAGATGAAGCTACTTGACAGTTTGATTGCTAAACAAGAGCCCCTAGCTGAGTATGAAGAATctctgaagaagaagctcatCAATGACTTGTTGTCTTAA
- the LOC106381013 gene encoding glutathione S-transferase U23 produces the protein MAEEVILLDYWSSMFGMRTRIALEEKGVKYEYREEDLSNKSPLLLEMNPIHMKIPVLIHKGKPICESIIQVQYIDEVWPDANPILPSDPYQRAQARFWSDYIDKKTAGPCKALQRETGEKQETAKMEFMEVLKTLDSELGDKSFFGGNVFGLVDIAFIGFYSWFRTYEVVANFSIVAEFPKLIAWAERCLKRESVAKVLPDSDKVLKSVSDYRKNILGIN, from the exons ATGGCAGAAGAGGTGATTCTTTTGGATTACTGGTCGAGCATGTTTGGGATGAGGACAAGGATTGCTCTAGAGGAGAAAGGAGTGAAATATGAATACAGAGAAGAAGACCTGAGTAACAAGAGCCCTTTGCTTCTTGAAATGAACCCTATTCACATGAAGATTCCTGTTTTGATTCACAAAGGCAAACCGATCTGCGAATCCATCATCCAGGTACAGTACATCGACGAAGTCTGGCCTGACGCAAACCCCATTCTCCCTTCTGATCCTTACCAGAGAGCTCAGGCGAGATTCTGGTCAGATTACATTGACAAGAAG ACGGCCGGACCGTGCAAGGCTTTACAGAGAGAAACAGGGGAGAAACAAGAGACAGCAAAGATGGAGTTCATGGAAGTACTCAAGACCCTTGACTCCGAGCTCGGAGACAAATCTTTCTTTGGAGGAAACGTGTTTGGGCTCGTGGACATTGCCTTTATCGGATTCTATAGTTGGTTTCGTACGTACGAGGTGGTAGCAAACTTCAGCATCGTAGCAGAGTTTCCTAAGCTAATTGCTTGGGCAGAGAGGTGTTTGAAAAGAGAGAGTGTGGCTAAGGTCTTGCCCGACTCAGATAAGGTGCTTAAGTCAGTCTCTGACTATCGGAAGAATATTTTAGGAATCAACTAG
- the LOC106379332 gene encoding glutathione S-transferase U22, with translation MADEVILLDFWPSPFGVRARIALREKGVEFEYREENLRDKSPLLLQMNPVHKKIPVLIHNGKPVCESMNVVQYIDEVWSDKKNPLLPSDPYQRAQARFWVDFIDTKVYEPADKIWSTKGEVQEKAKKEYIEALKILESELGNKPYFGGDNFGFIDIAMTGYYMWFEASEKCGNFSIEPECPTLMASAKRCLQRDSVVNSVPDPEKIVEFAFKIRKIYCV, from the exons ATGGCTGATGAGGTGATTCTTCTAGATTTCTGGCCAAGCCCATTCGGTGTAAGAGCAAGGATCGCACTGAGAGAGAAAGGTGTCGAGTTTGAATACAGAGAAGAGAATCTGAGGGACAAGAGCCCTTTGCTTCTTCAAATGAACCCGGTTCACAAGAAGATTCCGGTTCTGATCCATAACGGTAAACCGGTCTGTGAATCCATGAACGTAGTCCAGTACATCGACGAGGTCTGGTCAGACAAGAAGAACCCCCTCCTCCCTTCTGATCCTTACCAAAGAGCTCAAGCCAGATTCTGGGTCGATTTTATCGATACCAAG GTTTACGAACCAGCGGATAAGATATGGTCAACAAAAGGCGAGGTACAAGAGAAGGCCAAGAAAGAGTATATTGAAGCACTCAAGATTCTTGAGTCTGAGCTTGGAAACAAACCCTACTTCGGAGGAGATAACTTTGGGTTCATAGACATTGCCATGACTGGTTATTACATGTGGTTCGAAGCATCTGAGAAATGCGGTAACTTCAGCATCGAACCAGAGTGTCCAACACTTATGGCTTCAGCCAAGAGGTGTTTGCAAAGAGACAGCGTGGTTAACTCTGTCCCTGACCCTGAGAAGATCGTTGAGTTCGCCTTTAAGATTCGCAAGATATATTGTGTCTAA